In the Bacteroidota bacterium genome, GGAACTTATTTATTAAATCTCGAAGAATAATTTTAAAAGTAGGATAGAAGTGAAAGACGTTGTAAAAATATTAGTTACCGGTGGTGCCGGATTTATTGGAAGTGCACTGGCCGAAAAATTGGCAGAAAAAAAAGAAAACCTAATTGTTATAGTAGATAATTTGGTTACAGGGATTATTGAAAAGCTACCTACCAGCAAACACGGTAACATTAAGTTCATTAAATGTGATGTAAACAATTTCAGAGATATTTCCGGAGTATTTTATTCCTTTTCATTTGATTATGTTTTTCATTATGCTGCTTTAGTTGGAGTAAAAAGAACATTGGAGAATCCGGTAAGCGTGCTGGATGACATTGAAGGACTTAAAAATATATTAAGCCTTTCTAAAAATACTGGGGTGAAGCGAGTGTATTATTCCTCTTCCTCAGAGGTATATGGTGAACCGGTGGAGTTTCCTCAAAATGAACATACAACCCCCCTCAACTCGCGCCTACCTTATGCAATTGTAAAAAATGTGGGAGAAGCGTTCTTAAAATCCTACTATAAAGAATATGGTTTAGAATACACCATTTTTAGGTTCTTTAATACTTATGGACCAAAACAAAGTAAAGACTTTGTGGTATCTAAATTTATTTCAAGGGCCCTAAAAAACAGGGAGATTACCATATATGGCGATGGTAGCCAAACACGCACCTTTTGTTATATCAACGATAATATTGAAGCAACCACACACGCATTTTATAACAACAAATTCGTAAACGATGTAGTGAACATAGGTGGAGAACAAGAAATAAGTATTTTGAATCTTGCCAAAACCATTATTCGAACCACCTATTCCACCTCAAAAATTGTGCACCATCATGCCCTTGAAGAAGGCGATATGACCCGCAGAAAGCCGGATGCTACCAAAATGAAAAAATTGTTGAATCATACTTTAATGCCTTTGGAAGAAGGTTTAAAAATTGTAATTGAAAACAATCATTTTATTCTATAACCCATACTCTTTATAACTTCATTGCTTTGAACACCTTGCTTTCGCTGCAAAAGCGCATAAACTCAGAAATTAATTCATATTCTGCAACGCTTCAATTAAGTCCGGCCGAATTGTATGAACCCATATCCTACACCTTATTATTAGGTGGGAAAAGAATGCGCCCTGTATTGCTCTTAATGGCTTGCGATTTATTTGATGGCAATATCGATACCGCCATTCAACCCGCATTGGGAATTGAAGTTTTTCACAATTTCACTTTGTTGCACGATGATATAATGGACAAGGCACCCTTGCGCAGAAATCAAGCTACGGTGCACGAAAAGTGGAACAGTAATGTAGCTATTTTATCGGGCGATACAATGTTTGTGAAGTCGTATCAGCTTATTATGCAAACACCTGATGCACATTTGAGGGCGGCTCTTGAAATTTTTTGCCAAACAGCAATAGAGGTGTGTGAAGGTCAGCAACTCGATATGAATTTTGAAACACAAAAAAATGTTTCGATTGCCGATTATTTGCACATGATTTCTTTAAAAACCGCTGTGCTACTTGCCGCGAGTTTAAAAATTGGTGCAATCATAGGAGGAGCAAATTCACCAAATGCGCAATCATTGTATGATTTTGGTAAAAATATAGGCATTGCATTTCAATTGCAGGACGACATTTTAGATGTTTTTGGAGATGCAAAAAAATTCGGAAAACAAGTGGGTGGAGATATTTTATCGAACAAAAAAACCTTTTTGCTTTTGAGTGCCTTGGAACAAGCAAAGGGCAATAACTTAGAAGACTTAAACTCCTGGTTAAGCAAAACAACTTTTGTAGCAGACGAAAAAATTGGAGCTGTTAAATCGCTTTTCGAAAAGCTTCAAGTAAAATCGATGGCTGAAGCCAAAATGAATGAATATTATCAATTAGCCATACACCATTTAAATGAGGTGAATTGTAATCCCGAAAAAAAAGCAAGCCTTCTGGCTTTTGCAGAAAGTTTAATGGTTCGTGAAATTTAATTCAATCGAGTAATGAAAATTTTGATACTTATTTTACGCATACTACTTGGTGCAGTATTTATTTTTTCGGCCATTAGCAAACTCTTTCCAATTGAGGTATTTGAACTTAATTTTGTATATCAAGGAATTAGTGGTTGGGAGCTGGCACCATATCTTTCGAGAGGATTAATTATTCTGGAGTTATTTTTAGGACTTGCTCTTTTATTTAATTCCCTTTTAAAACAATTTATTTTACCGGCTACATTTTTATTACTACTGATTTTCACTGTGTATCTTTTTTATTCAATCGCAAAAGATGGTAATTCAGGGAACTGTGGTTGTTTTGGAACCCTACTTCCCATGACTCCGCTCGAATCTATAATTAAAAACATAGCATTAATGCTGCTCACAGCGTTTATTTTTATTAAAACTGAAAAAAAATCCTGGAATTTAAAATGGTTATTGCCTAGCGTATTTATTGTAGCTTCAACAACGATTGTTCTCCTTTTCCCAATATATGATTATTCTTACGAAACCAAGCCCATTGGCAGTGAAATGGCCGATATTGCTGTAATAAAAGGTTTTAAAGGTGATCCGAAAGCAAATTTACAGGAAGGAAAAAAATTGGTTGCTGTCTTCAATATGGCCTGCAGTCATTGTGTAGAAGTAGCCTTAAAAATTAATGCCGCAAGGTCCAGAATTAAATTGCCACCTACGTATTTTGTTTTACTAGGGGACAGTACTGAGATTAAAGAATTTTATGACCTCACCAATTCAAATGCGCCTTACGTACTAATGCAATCACAGGATTTTATAAAACAGTTTCACTCCGGATGGCCAAGAGTTTTTCTTATAGAAAATGGTATTATAAAATTCGATAATGACCATAAAACCTTTAATGGAGCTTATTTTGAAGAGCAAGTGACCCAGTTTTTAAGTAAATAGATTTAGTAAGATATATTCAAATTTGATTTTGCCGAGAATTTTATACTCCTATCTTTGTCCCTGAAATATTTCAAAAAACTAAACCAAATCAACAAAATGAAAAAATTATCTTTATTAGCAATTGCTGCTGTATTAGTTGCAGGATCATTTTCTTCTTGCAAGAAGTGTATTACATGTTCTATCGGTGGTGTTGAAGGATCTGAAGTGTGTGGTAAAAAATCAGAAAGAACTGCTTATGAAACTACTTGTAAAAATGCAGGTGGAACAGTTAAAACTAAGTAATTTTTAATTGCTTAATAAAAAAACCCGCTAATTGCGGGTTTTTTTATGCGCGGTACTGTAAAAACTTTTTAATAATTTTCCGCCTTAAATATTCTTCCAAATCATGACGCGTAAAATCTACATCTTTTTTTCATTGGTTCTTGTTCTTGTAAATTGTTCTTGCAAAAAATGCATCCGTTGCAGTTATGATAATAATTTTGGTACCAGGGTAACTTTACAGGAATATTGTGGTAAATCAAAAAACCTCACCAAGTATAAAGACGCCTATAAAGACTATAAAAACTTTACATGCGAAGAAATAAAATGAGAAGCAAATCGCGGACATGCTTCATTAAGTTAAATATATTTTTATTTTTGCATTCATTCATATCAGAAACAAAATAGTATACAATGAAAAAAACGCTCCTCCTTCTTGTAGTTTGTTCAGTAATTGCTGGGTTTTCATCTTCTTGCAAACGTTGTTCTACCTGCTCTTATACCTACCGACCATTCGGGGCTTCTGCAGATTCTACTGTTGAGGTACCTCAAAGTTGTGGTAATAAGCAAGAACGCACTGCTTATGAAAATAATGTTAAAGCTGAGGCTTCAATGGTTGGGGGCGAAGTTACCTGCGATAATTAAGCAAACTATTTCAATGGACTTGCGAAAGCAAGTACTTCTTTATCACTGATTGTTTTATCGCACAATATCAACAAACGTTCAATTACGTTTTTGAATTCACGTATATTACCTGTCCATTTCATTTTTTGTAATTCCTTTATTGCCTCTGAGCTTATTGATTTCTGAGGCATGCCATGCTCTTCACATAAACGCGTAAGGAAATATTCTGTTAACAAGGGAATATCTTCTTTTCGTTCAGTTAACGAAGGCACATGAATAAGAATTACGCTTAAGCGATGATACAAGTCTTCGCGAAAGTTGTTATCGGCAATTTCTTTCTGAAGATTTTTATTGGTTGCTGCCACTACCCTCACATTCACTTTAATTTCCTTTTCACCACCTACTCGCGTAATTTTATTCTCTTGCAAGGCCCGCAGCACCTTAGCTTGGGCACTCAAACTCATATCCCCAATTTCGTCTAAAAAAATGGTGCCGCCTTCGGCTTGTTCAAACTTGCCCTTTCGTTGAGTAACAGCCGAAGTAAATGCCCCCTTCTCATGACCAAACAATTCGCTTTCTATTAATTCGGAAGGTATGGCTGCACAATTCACTTCAATGAGTGGTGCAGCTGAACGGTTGCTTTTTTCATGAATAAGTCGGGCAACCAATTCCTTTCCGGTACCATTTCCACCTGTAATGAGCACTCTAGCATCGGTAGGAGCAACACGCTCTATCATGCTCTTTATTTTAGCAATGGCTTCAGAAGTACCGATCATTTCGGTGCTTTTACTCAGCTTTTTCTTTAAGACTTTTGTTTCAGTAACTAAACTGGACTTATCCATGGCATTGCGCAAGGTCACCAGCAAGCGGTTCAAATCGAGCGGTTTGGAAATAAAATCAAAAGCTCCTTTTTTTACTGCTTCTACTGCTGTTTCAATATTTCCATGTCCCGAAATCATTACAACCGGCGTATCCAACTGCAAGGATTGAATTTTTTCAAGTACTTCAATGCCGTCTTTTTTGGGCATTTTCACATCGCATAAAATCAAATCATAGCCAGCCTTTTCAATTTTTGAAATACCTTCAGCACCATCTTCAGCTTCTTCCACTTTATGATTTTCGTACTCTAAAATTTCCCGTAAGGCTTTGCGAATGGGCTTTTCATCATCAATTATCAATATTTTCGACATCGTATCTTAGTTTATATGTAAAGTGCGCATCCTATTTGCGATAACTCCTTCCTTTAATGCATAAGTGCTGAGTCGCATGTTGGAAAGGGAATATCGTGTTAAAATATAGTTAGTAAATACCGCAGAAACTACAATCATATCAGCCCGCATTTCAATTATTCCGGGAGTTTGAAGTCGTTCAACTTTATTGGATAACAAAAGCTGCTGGTGTATGCTATAAAAATCATTCATGCAAAAATCATAACTGGTTTGACGGTTTAGGTCAATAGGCGTATAAAATTTAAATCCAATCATTTCAGCAAAGGTATCGAATGAACCGGAAGAGCCTATCAATTCAGTTACACCATGTTCCTCTATGGCAACTGAAAGGCTTTGAAGTTGCGTGTTAAAATAGTGCTCAATTGCTTTTACTTCTTGTTCCAAAATGGGATCATGTGGTTTGAATTTTTCGAGCAAGCGCGCAGCTCCAAGATTAAAGCTCTGCTTCCATAAAATTTCAGTTGCATTGCCAATGATAAATTCGGTACTTCCACCGCCAATATCCATAATCAAGGAGTTGTTGTGCGTTAAGGTTACACCCATACGCACACCTTCATAAATTAATGTTGCTTCCTTATCACCATCAATAACCTCCACCTCCAACAAAAAATTATCCTTCACTTGTTTTACAAACGCTGCACCATTCCTCGCACTTCGAATAGCTGAGGTAGCAAATGCTTGAATAGTTTCGACGTCAAATCGTTTTATAGTTTCCAAATGAGCTCCAATTGCAGCAATTCCACGCGCGAAAGGTAGGGGCAAAATTGTATCTGAATTAATACCTCCTTCACCTAACTTCACAGCAATCTTATCACTGAATTCAACTGTAAAACCATTATCTATGGAAAGGTGAGCAATTAATAAATTAAAGGTATTGGTTCCTAAATCAATTATGGCAATTCGCATAGAAAAATTGGAGCGTTGTGTTTTTTTTACGAAGGTATCGATTTATAGGAATTGACGCACACAAAGTTAGGAATTACAACCACCAATCGAATTTTTGAGATGTTCAATTTATATAATCAGCTTATTTTTATATCTTGCGTTCCAATAATTCTACTACTCAATCAATTCGTTCTATGCGTAATATTTTTGTCACTGGAATTGGCACAGATGTCGGTAAAACAGTTGTTTCGGCCATACTCGCAGAAGCGCTTCAATATGATTATTGGAAACCTGTGCAATCAGGCAGTTTTTACGGAACCGACTCTATCACTGTCCGAAACTTAGTAAAAAGTGAAAAGGTGTTTGTTCACCCTGAAGCTATATTATTAAAACATGCCTTATCTCCGCATGCAGCGGCCGAGCAAGAAGGTATTCACCTTGATGCCGAAAAAATTGAATTACCAAAATCAAACAATCGCATAATCATCGAAGGTTCAGGAGGCGTGTTAGTCCCCTTAAATCACCATTATTTTGTAGCCGATATGATTAAAAAATTCGATTGCGAAGCCGTGGTAGTAATTCAAAATTATTTAGGCAGCACCAATCATTCCTTGCTTTCGCTGGAAGCCCTGAAGGTGCGCAATATTCCAATTAAAGGATTGGTTTTTAATGGAGCTCCACACAAACCTACCGAAGAAATTATTACCCATTTTAGTGGTGCAAAAATTATTGGGAGAGTCTTGCCCGAAAAAGCCATAAATACGGATGTGATCCAAAAATATGCACAACAATTTAAAGAGTTTTTGTTTGCATGAAATCCACACCACGAATTCAAGTTAGCGCAAAGGACTTAACTACACATATTGAAATTACGCCGCTTCGTGATCCATTAAAATCGAATTTATTGGTAGCTTGGCTAGTTGTTTGGACCCTTTGCGGGATAATTGTTTTTTCTCAATTTTTTAGCAATATGAGTCGTGAAGAAAAATTGCTGATGGCAGTATGGATGGCATTCTGGGCCTATTTTGAATTTAAAATTGGAACGGCCTATCTGTGGCGAAAAAGTGGTGTAGAACACATCAGTATTGATTCCGAAAAATTAGTATACAGTCGCATTGTATCCGGAAAAGCGGAAACTAAATCCTACTCAACCGATACTATTTCGAACCTGGAAGTTTATGAATTTGGTAAAAATTCATTTAGCGATTCCTTTCAAAGTTCCTATTGGGTGCGGGGGAATGAAAGTGTATTCTTTACCTATTTTGGACAAAAAATTGGTTTGGGCTTGCAGCTCAACCTAGAAGAAGCAACGCTTTTGTATAAGGCAATTCAAAGAGCATTCAAGACAAAAAAATAAGCCTATTCGAAATATATTGCATCCACATTAAAATCTTCCGGATTTTTAGCTTGAATGGTAGCATAAAAAGCACGAATTTTTTCCCAATCACTTTTTTTATCTCCTGTCATTTTCAATACCGGTCCAAATCCTGCAGTGCGTGTTTTATAATCGATATAGCCCAGTACTACAGGTACATTGGCGGCAAGGGCGATGTGGTAAAAACCACTTTTCCATTTTGCTACCCGTTTGCGCGTTCCTTCCGGCGGGATGGCCAGAATTACACGGTCTTTACTTTTAAATAACTCCACCATTGAATCCACCAAGTGATGATTGCCTTTGCGCTCAACCGGTATACCGCCGCTTTTCAAAAAAATATTTTTTATTGGCCAAACAAACAATTCCTTCTTTGCTAAATAATTTATTTTTAGTTTAAAAAGATTGATAGAAACTATGCCATATACAAAATCCCAATTGCTGGTGTGTGGCGCTGCAATTACAATACAATGGGTAATATCGGGAGGAAGCGGAGTTCCTGTTTTCCAGCCTTTAAGGCGATAAAAAAGCTTAAATAAAAAAAGTACCATTCTATTTTTGGGCTTGCTTAGGTTGCGAATGTATTAAAATTAGAATTGCATTTGCGTTTTTTATTTTTTGATTTACTGAACAAAAATTTTACTTTCACGCATCTAAGTATTAAAACTATGGCAAATCTTGAGTCCTCCTTTTTAGGAATAAAATCTCCAAATCCTTTTTGGTTGGCGAGTGCTCCTCCAACAGATAAAAAAATAAATGTAATGCGCGCTTTCGAAGCCGGTTGGGGTGGTGTGGTATGGAAAACACTGGGCGACCAGGTTAAAAATGTTTCTTCACGCTACTCTTCTGTTGACTTTGGCGGGCACCGAGCCATGGGTTTTAATAATATTGAATTGATAAGTGATAGACCGCTTGAAATAAACTTGCGTGAAATTCGTGAAGTATTGAGAGAATTCCCCGACCGTGCCATGATTGTTTCGTTAATGGCAAACAATACCAAAGAAAGTTGGAGAGAACTGATTAAAAAAGTTCAGGATACCGGATGTCATGGTTTGGAATTAAATTTTGGCTGCCCCCACGGAATGGTGGAAAGAGGCATGGGTGCAGTGGTTGGACAAGACCCAAGCATTGCAAAAATGGTAGTGGAATGGGTAATGGAATATGCCGAAATTCCGGTTATCACAAAACTTACCCCCAATGTGCATTCGGTTGTTCCTGCCGGTGAGGCTGTGATTGCTGCCGGTACAAATGGACTTTCCTTAATAAATACCATTCAATCCATAACCGGTGTTGACCTCGATACTTTTGTTCCCAATCCCAATGTGGGTGGAATGAGTGTGTATGGCGGATATTGTGGCCCGGCAGTGAAGCCTATCGCACTTAAATTTTTGACTTCCCTTGGAAGAAATGAAAAAACTTCTAAAACGCCCATCTCCGGAATTGGCGGAATAAGTACCTGGAAAGATGCTGCAGAGTTTATGCTACTTGGCGCCAGTAACGTTCAGGTGTGCACCGCTGCCATGAAGCATGGTTTCCGCATTGTTACTGATATGTGTGATGGATTGAGCAACTGGATGGACGAAAAAGGATTTAAAACAATTGATGACTTTGTGGGGCTATCCATCAAAAAAATTACCCATTGGGAAGAATTAGATATCAATTACCACATTACTGCAAATATTGATCAGGAGAAATGCATACACTGCGGTTTGTGCTACATCGCTTGTGAAGATACCTCACATCAATCCATCGATATCCGCAAAGGAATGCCTTATAACACTTATACCATTAAAGAAGAGGAATGTGTTGGCTGCAACTTATGCAAAATCATGTGCCCGGTAAACGATTGCATTACCATGGTAGAACACCGAAAAGGACCTGAATACCTCAATTGGAAAGAATATCAAAAAAGAGGTCTGCCATTAAACGATCATTAATCCTTGCTTGCAAGAGTTTTTAGTGTAAATCAAAGGTGCGTGTAAAATCCCGGTTCGGTGCTCCATTATGGCATCCGATGCAGGCTTCCCCTTTTTTACTTACACTATAATCTGCGGAACCATCGGTAGTGTATTCAGCCCACAACCAGCCATTGGCGGCACTTGCATGGTTTGAACTTTTTTTCATTACCACCAATAAAGATATACTTGTTCCGGTATAAACTTCTTTAACTAATACCGCGTCATCAGGAAATTTAGTTCCAATTGGAATTTTACCAGTAGTATCCAAAACAGATTGAGCAATAGCATTAAAGCGTAGTTTAAAAGCGCCATGCGGGCTCGGAGAAATGCCGGGTAATAGCATCCCATTTTGAAAATAGGTATATCCTCCTGATTCTGAAACTTCGTCGTATAGTGCTTCATCATACCCTGCTTCCACTTTATCATTGCGGCAGGCCTGAAGTATTACTAGAGCCATACAAATACTAATTAGTAAGCTATTTTTTTTCATGTGGATGGAGCATTTATAATTTACATTTTGCTAAGCATTCTTAAGTTTATTAATTTCTAACCTCCGGGAAATAGAAAATGAAAGTAGGTATTTTCATTCAAATTTCATGATAATCGGGCATTTCAAATACGTTGTTTTATTCATCTGATGAAAATCATATTTTTTTCCTTTTACACTGGCGTACTTTGATGAAAATTTAAGCAACTAAATTATGCCTTTTTATCAAAAAGTTGGAAAAATACCATCGAAACGCCATGTCGTGTTTCGGAATGAAAATGGAAATCTTTATCAGGAAGAACTTGTGGCTTCACAAGGCTTTAGCGGAATGAGCTCTTTGGTGTATCATTTGTTTCCTCCTACACAGGTGCGACAAGTAGGCACCCCATATTCGGTTAAACCTAAAATTGCTGTAGAAACCAATATGCGAAATGTGAGTTTTAATGGTTTCGAAATTCCGGCAGAAGAAGATTATATTAAAAGTAGAAAAACGCTTTTTGTAAACAATGACCTTCAAATTGGCTTAGCTGCTCCTTCTAAAACTGCCTCCTATTTTTTTAAAAATGCAGAGGCGGATGAAATGATTTTTATACACAAAGGCGCCGGTACTTTAAAAACAATGTTTGGTGCTGTTCCGTTTGAATATGGCGATTACCTAGTAATCCCAAAAGGTACGGTATACAAATTGGAACTGGATTCGAGCGACAATCGTTTTTTATTTATAGAATCGAAGGGTCCCATAAATACGCCACGCAGATACCGAAATGAATTTGGACAGCACTTGGAACATTCACCCTTTTGTGAACGAGATATTAAATGTC is a window encoding:
- a CDS encoding NAD-dependent epimerase/dehydratase family protein gives rise to the protein MKDVVKILVTGGAGFIGSALAEKLAEKKENLIVIVDNLVTGIIEKLPTSKHGNIKFIKCDVNNFRDISGVFYSFSFDYVFHYAALVGVKRTLENPVSVLDDIEGLKNILSLSKNTGVKRVYYSSSSEVYGEPVEFPQNEHTTPLNSRLPYAIVKNVGEAFLKSYYKEYGLEYTIFRFFNTYGPKQSKDFVVSKFISRALKNREITIYGDGSQTRTFCYINDNIEATTHAFYNNKFVNDVVNIGGEQEISILNLAKTIIRTTYSTSKIVHHHALEEGDMTRRKPDATKMKKLLNHTLMPLEEGLKIVIENNHFIL
- a CDS encoding polyprenyl synthetase family protein, with protein sequence MNTLLSLQKRINSEINSYSATLQLSPAELYEPISYTLLLGGKRMRPVLLLMACDLFDGNIDTAIQPALGIEVFHNFTLLHDDIMDKAPLRRNQATVHEKWNSNVAILSGDTMFVKSYQLIMQTPDAHLRAALEIFCQTAIEVCEGQQLDMNFETQKNVSIADYLHMISLKTAVLLAASLKIGAIIGGANSPNAQSLYDFGKNIGIAFQLQDDILDVFGDAKKFGKQVGGDILSNKKTFLLLSALEQAKGNNLEDLNSWLSKTTFVADEKIGAVKSLFEKLQVKSMAEAKMNEYYQLAIHHLNEVNCNPEKKASLLAFAESLMVREI
- a CDS encoding sigma-54-dependent Fis family transcriptional regulator, encoding MSKILIIDDEKPIRKALREILEYENHKVEEAEDGAEGISKIEKAGYDLILCDVKMPKKDGIEVLEKIQSLQLDTPVVMISGHGNIETAVEAVKKGAFDFISKPLDLNRLLVTLRNAMDKSSLVTETKVLKKKLSKSTEMIGTSEAIAKIKSMIERVAPTDARVLITGGNGTGKELVARLIHEKSNRSAAPLIEVNCAAIPSELIESELFGHEKGAFTSAVTQRKGKFEQAEGGTIFLDEIGDMSLSAQAKVLRALQENKITRVGGEKEIKVNVRVVAATNKNLQKEIADNNFREDLYHRLSVILIHVPSLTERKEDIPLLTEYFLTRLCEEHGMPQKSISSEAIKELQKMKWTGNIREFKNVIERLLILCDKTISDKEVLAFASPLK
- a CDS encoding exopolyphosphatase, whose translation is MRIAIIDLGTNTFNLLIAHLSIDNGFTVEFSDKIAVKLGEGGINSDTILPLPFARGIAAIGAHLETIKRFDVETIQAFATSAIRSARNGAAFVKQVKDNFLLEVEVIDGDKEATLIYEGVRMGVTLTHNNSLIMDIGGGSTEFIIGNATEILWKQSFNLGAARLLEKFKPHDPILEQEVKAIEHYFNTQLQSLSVAIEEHGVTELIGSSGSFDTFAEMIGFKFYTPIDLNRQTSYDFCMNDFYSIHQQLLLSNKVERLQTPGIIEMRADMIVVSAVFTNYILTRYSLSNMRLSTYALKEGVIANRMRTLHIN
- the bioD gene encoding dethiobiotin synthase; this encodes MRNIFVTGIGTDVGKTVVSAILAEALQYDYWKPVQSGSFYGTDSITVRNLVKSEKVFVHPEAILLKHALSPHAAAEQEGIHLDAEKIELPKSNNRIIIEGSGGVLVPLNHHYFVADMIKKFDCEAVVVIQNYLGSTNHSLLSLEALKVRNIPIKGLVFNGAPHKPTEEIITHFSGAKIIGRVLPEKAINTDVIQKYAQQFKEFLFA
- a CDS encoding 1-acyl-sn-glycerol-3-phosphate acyltransferase, with the protein product MVLFLFKLFYRLKGWKTGTPLPPDITHCIVIAAPHTSNWDFVYGIVSINLFKLKINYLAKKELFVWPIKNIFLKSGGIPVERKGNHHLVDSMVELFKSKDRVILAIPPEGTRKRVAKWKSGFYHIALAANVPVVLGYIDYKTRTAGFGPVLKMTGDKKSDWEKIRAFYATIQAKNPEDFNVDAIYFE
- the preA gene encoding NAD-dependent dihydropyrimidine dehydrogenase subunit PreA, translating into MANLESSFLGIKSPNPFWLASAPPTDKKINVMRAFEAGWGGVVWKTLGDQVKNVSSRYSSVDFGGHRAMGFNNIELISDRPLEINLREIREVLREFPDRAMIVSLMANNTKESWRELIKKVQDTGCHGLELNFGCPHGMVERGMGAVVGQDPSIAKMVVEWVMEYAEIPVITKLTPNVHSVVPAGEAVIAAGTNGLSLINTIQSITGVDLDTFVPNPNVGGMSVYGGYCGPAVKPIALKFLTSLGRNEKTSKTPISGIGGISTWKDAAEFMLLGASNVQVCTAAMKHGFRIVTDMCDGLSNWMDEKGFKTIDDFVGLSIKKITHWEELDINYHITANIDQEKCIHCGLCYIACEDTSHQSIDIRKGMPYNTYTIKEEECVGCNLCKIMCPVNDCITMVEHRKGPEYLNWKEYQKRGLPLNDH
- a CDS encoding cytochrome P460 family protein — its product is MKKNSLLISICMALVILQACRNDKVEAGYDEALYDEVSESGGYTYFQNGMLLPGISPSPHGAFKLRFNAIAQSVLDTTGKIPIGTKFPDDAVLVKEVYTGTSISLLVVMKKSSNHASAANGWLWAEYTTDGSADYSVSKKGEACIGCHNGAPNRDFTRTFDLH
- a CDS encoding homogentisate 1,2-dioxygenase, yielding MPFYQKVGKIPSKRHVVFRNENGNLYQEELVASQGFSGMSSLVYHLFPPTQVRQVGTPYSVKPKIAVETNMRNVSFNGFEIPAEEDYIKSRKTLFVNNDLQIGLAAPSKTASYFFKNAEADEMIFIHKGAGTLKTMFGAVPFEYGDYLVIPKGTVYKLELDSSDNRFLFIESKGPINTPRRYRNEFGQHLEHSPFCERDIKCPEHLETHNEVGEFSVMIKKQGIIFPYIYENHPFDLVGWDGYHYPYAFNIKNFEPITGRIHMPPPIHQTFEGNNFVVCSFVPRLYDYHPEAIPAPYHHSNIDSDEILYYVEGDFMSRNNIQRGQLTLHPAGIPHGPHPGAIERSIGKKETNELAVMIDPFNPVMLTEEAMIIDIKDYYQSWASKKEKVETV